DNA from Agathobaculum sp. NTUH-O15-33:
TGCCGACAATCGAGCCTTCGCCGCCGGTCGTACTCGTACCTCCAATGATAACAGCTGCAATCGCATCAAGCTCCATACCATCGCCCGTTGTTCCCTGTACCGAGCCGAGCCAAGCCAACCCCAGCACCCCCGCCGCAGCTGCCATGAGACCTTCAAACAGGAATACGATGACCTTGATTTTATCGATATTGACGCCTACCACCTTGGATGCGTTGGCGTTTCCACCTACCGCTTTTAAGCGAAAGCCAAACACCGTTTTATGTACCAGAAAGTAAGTAATCACCGCTAGCGCCGCAAAACAAATCGCTAGCATAGGGAAAACATCGAGAAGCTTTCCAACGCCAAAGAAGGTGAATATATCCAGCCCACTCGTTTTTACGGAATTCGCCGTCAATGAAATAACGATACCGCCGGAGATAGTTTGTCCCAAACCACGCGCCACGTTTGTCATGCCCAGCGTGGCGATAAAGGACGGCAGCCCCACCTTCGCTACGAGCAAGCCATTTGCAGCGCCCAACAACATACCCACCAATAGGCTGATCAGTATCGCAGGGATAAACGGTACACCATTTGTCACGAGCAGCGCACAGGTTACGCCGCTCATAAAATATACCGCGCCAGCGGAAAGGTCGATTTCGCCTAAGAGTATGACCAGCGACATGCCCATCGATAAAATACCGGTAAGGGATACCTGCCGCACGATATTGAGGATATTCACCATGCGGGTAAATTTGGGCGTTATGATGGAAAAGAAAACGATCATAATGATCAGACCGCAAAAGACACCGATTTCGCGTCTTTTACCAATCTTTCTCAAGAAACTAATTGACATGAACGTGGTCCTCCTGATTTTTTAACATTGCGGCTTCCCTCCGGCACATGCCGAAAGGAGGCCGCATGTCGATACTTTCAAAGATTAAAGCACCATCTCTCCGGCTTCAACCCTTTTAATATAGTCCTCTACACTATCCTTATCCACGACGATCGGCTCCAACGTAACATCTTCAAAAATACTCACATCATAATTAGAGTAAAACTCTGCAAAAATCTTAGCAGGCATATAACCCTGATTGGTAGGATCTTGGCTGGATAGATAGGTTTCCCATCCGTCACGCACGTTGTAGAGGCTCTCCTCAAACAACTCATGACCCGCACAGAAGATCGGTTCATCTCCAAAGTTGTTGCCAATATCATTCGATTTTAGATATTTTCCAAACAGATACTGCAAACCGTTCACGGAATAGGCGCCTACGATATCTGGATTTGCCAGCATCATGTTTTCAATATCCGCATAAACTGCTGCGTCGTCACCGGTCGTGTGAAGCTCAAGGATCTCTAAGGTACCCTCCGGGTATTCTGCCACACTGTCTTTTAACGCCTGTGCCCGTTTGATTGGTTCATTGGAAGCAAGATCGCCAAACAGCAAAATCTTGCCGCCGCCGTATGTATCATTTACCTTTTTCACCAACGGGTCTGTTATGGATTTTGCCACGCTATATACATCCACCCCCACTGTGCAGAGACGGGCCGATGTGTCTGTCATCGGAGAATTATACCCCACAACTGGAATACCGGCTTCCATCGCTTTGTGTGCCGCCTTAGTAAAAGCGTCTTCATCGATTGCAGCAATGATCAGACCGTCCACACCCTTATTGATCATGGAATCAATAATATCCATGCTTTCGGTGGCATCCCATGCCGTGCCGCCCAGTTGGTACGCATTGATACCGTACTCGTTTTTTGCATTGGTAATGCCGCTATCCAAAAGCTGTGCAAATGGAATCGAAACGTTCTCAAAAACCGCTACAATTTCCCGATCCTGGATATCCACATTCTTATCTACGGAGAATTCATAATCGCCATATGCATATTGGATGGTATTGGCATCATCTGAAATCACTTTTACACCGTCGGGCGCTGATGCAGCAGGCGTATTTGTTGTAGCATTCTCCGTCACTGCATCTAGATCCGGATCTGATGTATCCACTGTTTTGTCAGCACCGCACCCCATTAACATCGCAGCAATCACCGCCGAACAAATTGCAAAAGTCGCCCACTTTTTCGCTGTTTTCATCTGATTTTCCTCCTTTTTGTGTATCATCACTGCATTTCCTTGGTCTTAGTATAATCCCCAACCAAATATGAAGATACATCAATCCTTTCTTAATTTTGCATTATATTACGATGTTATTGTCATTACGTATCACATCCCACAATTTTTTATCGCATTTTTGTTCACTATGTTAGAACGCACATATAGTAGCATATATAAACCATGCTGGCAAAGGAATTTATTTACTTTGTCAAATATAAATTTTCTGCTATAATGTATTAATTCCAATATTCGTTGATTGCTTAGTCAGAGGAAACGGTGAATAGAATGCGTTATTTTGAGGAAGACTGTGCCATTTCCGCACAAGTGACACCAATTAAGCTATTGACCACCATATATAATCAAACTTCCAGCACACTCCCGCATTGGCATAAGTGTCAGGAGATTCTCTATATTGCAATGGGCTCTGTAACAATTACCATCAACAATCATCGTTTTTACGCGGACGAGCATGACCTCGTTTTCCTAAACTCCTTTGATGTGCACGCTTTATATGGCGAAGCAGTTGTCAAGGTCATTCAGTTTGAGGATTTGAATATGTATGACGCGAGACTAAATATCCTCTCTATCTTTTCCATGGCTGATAATTTGCGCATTCTGCGGTATGGCAGCCGCTTTGCAAGTGAAATTACGAGCGAGATTATCACCATTTTTCACAACCAGTCGCTTCATGAAATAGGGTATCAACTCAATAGCCTCGGCTGTTTATTTAAAATAATTTCCTATATCAGCCTATATTCCCCTGATTCGGATGCTGACATAGAAACTAACCGGAAACAGCGCTATAATGCCCATAAATTGCAGAGGGTTTTGGACTTTATCGATGAAAACTATGCGTCAGATATTCATATCGACACAGCTGCCGCTGTTATGAGTTTTTCCCCCAATTATTTTTGTACCTTTTTCAAACAATCTATGGGTATGACATTTTTTGAATTTTTAAATGCTTACCGCTGTGAAAAGGCTGAATATCTCTTGCAAATGACCGATCAAAGTATTACTGAGATTTCATATGCGGTAGGGTTTAGCAGTGTTCAATACTTTAACCGCACATTTAAAAGATTTCGT
Protein-coding regions in this window:
- a CDS encoding ABC transporter permease; the encoded protein is MSISFLRKIGKRREIGVFCGLIIMIVFFSIITPKFTRMVNILNIVRQVSLTGILSMGMSLVILLGEIDLSAGAVYFMSGVTCALLVTNGVPFIPAILISLLVGMLLGAANGLLVAKVGLPSFIATLGMTNVARGLGQTISGGIVISLTANSVKTSGLDIFTFFGVGKLLDVFPMLAICFAALAVITYFLVHKTVFGFRLKAVGGNANASKVVGVNIDKIKVIVFLFEGLMAAAAGVLGLAWLGSVQGTTGDGMELDAIAAVIIGGTSTTGGEGSIVGTVIGVLIMGVLKNGLVLLGVTSFVQTIVVGLVVIGSVAFDIITTKRKR
- a CDS encoding sugar ABC transporter substrate-binding protein produces the protein MKTAKKWATFAICSAVIAAMLMGCGADKTVDTSDPDLDAVTENATTNTPAASAPDGVKVISDDANTIQYAYGDYEFSVDKNVDIQDREIVAVFENVSIPFAQLLDSGITNAKNEYGINAYQLGGTAWDATESMDIIDSMINKGVDGLIIAAIDEDAFTKAAHKAMEAGIPVVGYNSPMTDTSARLCTVGVDVYSVAKSITDPLVKKVNDTYGGGKILLFGDLASNEPIKRAQALKDSVAEYPEGTLEILELHTTGDDAAVYADIENMMLANPDIVGAYSVNGLQYLFGKYLKSNDIGNNFGDEPIFCAGHELFEESLYNVRDGWETYLSSQDPTNQGYMPAKIFAEFYSNYDVSIFEDVTLEPIVVDKDSVEDYIKRVEAGEMVL
- a CDS encoding helix-turn-helix transcriptional regulator, with the translated sequence MRYFEEDCAISAQVTPIKLLTTIYNQTSSTLPHWHKCQEILYIAMGSVTITINNHRFYADEHDLVFLNSFDVHALYGEAVVKVIQFEDLNMYDARLNILSIFSMADNLRILRYGSRFASEITSEIITIFHNQSLHEIGYQLNSLGCLFKIISYISLYSPDSDADIETNRKQRYNAHKLQRVLDFIDENYASDIHIDTAAAVMSFSPNYFCTFFKQSMGMTFFEFLNAYRCEKAEYLLQMTDQSITEISYAVGFSSVQYFNRTFKRFRGRVPSAIRKDAKKSPPSNTDS